A region of Bryobacteraceae bacterium DNA encodes the following proteins:
- a CDS encoding phosphopantetheine-binding protein, with amino-acid sequence MDRETIAAAARAVVAEMTGAEVADDEALISSGRIDSLSILKLITKLEQRLNIRMPTEKLQPDDFESVDWIVDTVERTAESR; translated from the coding sequence ATGGATAGAGAGACGATCGCGGCGGCCGCGCGGGCGGTGGTGGCCGAGATGACCGGAGCCGAGGTGGCCGACGACGAGGCGCTGATCAGTTCGGGGAGAATCGATTCGCTGTCGATTTTGAAACTGATTACCAAGCTCGAACAGCGGCTGAACATTCGTATGCCTACCGAAAAGCTACAGCCGGACGATTTTGAGAGTGTGGACTGGATCGTGGACACGGTGGAACGGACGGCCGAGAGCCGGTAG
- a CDS encoding AMP-binding protein has product MLSGSLETAVALRTELGRRLGGNANRVLLRILAARNQEPVELTGADIRDRGIALARQYSRAPEGGVSLLLMPHSVELFLLHFGLILTGRLPAILAWPTNRIDPEKYQRNLLHQLRNLPAAELLTLPKLAANLGPGLPYRTVGAAIGGAEEFEKSFAVDLAIDEKPPAVEAGQSPGDAVFLQFSGGTTGAQKCVVVTARMLERQMERLAEYLRFGPEDGVVSWLPLYHDMGLIACLWFPLWQGAQSMQFSASDWLLEPDLLFRLGERYGATHCWLPNFAFSYMAAQKERMRGPYTLGGMRAFVNCSEPVRLRSFGAFTDAFGEWGVRREQLQASYAMAENVFAVTQTPVDSAPALYPRKAVRRETGNGTGNENGDGHAFDLVEDVYVSSGRLLEGMELRIRTPDGKEAGEGVPGGIEIRTESLFGGYWGNDGFRTHALSAQGWYSTGDFGFVSEGELYVIGRTKDIVIVGGQNVFPEDVETIVNAAPGIYPGRVVAFGVADEEQGTESLAVVAELRGEWDEGAAKRSEREIKALVLSAIGIAPRFVRVTPERWIVKSTAGKISRSETRARFLSERQRGNTSRTEVPVNG; this is encoded by the coding sequence ATGCTTTCTGGAAGCCTCGAAACAGCGGTCGCGCTGCGGACCGAGTTGGGCAGACGACTCGGAGGAAACGCCAACCGGGTGCTGTTGCGCATCCTGGCCGCCCGTAATCAAGAACCAGTCGAACTGACCGGCGCCGACATCCGGGACCGGGGAATCGCCCTCGCGCGGCAATACAGCCGGGCCCCGGAGGGCGGGGTGTCGCTATTGCTGATGCCGCATTCGGTGGAGCTGTTCCTGCTGCATTTCGGCCTGATCCTTACCGGGCGGTTGCCGGCGATTCTGGCCTGGCCGACGAACCGGATCGACCCGGAGAAGTATCAGCGGAACCTGCTGCACCAGTTGCGGAACCTTCCGGCGGCGGAACTGCTGACGCTGCCGAAGCTGGCGGCCAATCTCGGTCCGGGGCTGCCCTACCGGACGGTGGGCGCGGCCATCGGCGGGGCCGAGGAGTTCGAGAAGTCGTTCGCGGTGGATTTGGCGATCGACGAGAAGCCGCCGGCGGTGGAGGCGGGGCAGTCGCCCGGCGACGCGGTGTTTCTGCAGTTTTCCGGCGGGACGACGGGAGCGCAGAAGTGCGTGGTGGTAACGGCGCGGATGCTCGAGCGGCAGATGGAGCGGTTGGCCGAGTATCTGCGGTTCGGGCCGGAGGACGGGGTGGTGTCGTGGCTGCCGCTCTATCACGACATGGGATTGATCGCCTGCCTGTGGTTTCCGCTGTGGCAAGGGGCGCAATCGATGCAGTTTTCCGCTTCTGACTGGCTGCTTGAGCCGGACCTGCTGTTCCGGCTCGGCGAGCGCTACGGGGCGACACATTGCTGGCTGCCAAATTTCGCGTTCTCCTACATGGCGGCCCAGAAGGAGCGGATGCGGGGGCCGTATACGCTCGGCGGCATGCGGGCGTTCGTGAACTGTTCCGAGCCGGTGCGGCTACGTTCGTTTGGCGCGTTTACGGACGCGTTCGGGGAATGGGGCGTGCGGCGGGAGCAATTGCAGGCGAGCTACGCGATGGCCGAGAACGTGTTCGCGGTGACGCAGACGCCGGTGGATTCGGCGCCGGCGTTGTATCCGCGGAAGGCGGTACGACGCGAAACAGGCAATGGGACCGGCAATGAGAATGGGGACGGGCACGCCTTTGACCTGGTGGAGGACGTGTACGTTTCGAGCGGCCGGCTGCTCGAGGGGATGGAATTGCGGATTCGCACGCCGGATGGCAAGGAAGCGGGTGAGGGGGTGCCGGGGGGCATCGAGATCCGGACCGAGTCGCTATTCGGCGGCTACTGGGGCAACGACGGTTTCCGGACGCACGCCTTGTCTGCCCAGGGGTGGTATTCGACCGGCGATTTCGGTTTTGTGAGCGAGGGCGAGCTTTACGTGATCGGGCGGACGAAGGACATCGTGATCGTCGGCGGGCAGAACGTATTTCCGGAAGATGTCGAGACGATCGTGAACGCGGCGCCCGGCATCTACCCGGGGCGCGTGGTGGCTTTCGGCGTGGCCGATGAGGAACAGGGGACCGAGAGTCTGGCGGTGGTGGCGGAGTTGCGCGGCGAATGGGACGAGGGCGCGGCGAAACGGAGCGAGCGGGAGATCAAAGCTCTGGTGTTGTCGGCGATCGGGATCGCGCCGCGGTTCGTGCGGGTGACGCCGGAGCGGTGGATCGTGAAATCGACCGCGGGAAAGATTTCGCGCAGTGAGACGCGGGCGAGGTTTTTGTCGGAGCGGCAGAGAGGGAACACGAGCCGCACGGAGGTACCAGTGAATGGATAG